The following nucleotide sequence is from Candidatus Rokuibacteriota bacterium.
AGGTCGTGATCAGCGCGCCCGCAAAGGATCCGGACGTGACGATCGTGCTGGGGGTCAACGAGCACGCGTACGACCCGGCCCGTCACCACCTCGTGTCCAACGCCTCCTGCACCACCAACTGTCTCGCGACGGTGGCCAAGGTCCTCGTGGACCGCTTCGGGATCAGGCGGGGGTTCGCGTCGACGGTCCACGCTTACACCAATGACCAGCCAGTCCACGATTTCCCCCACAAGGACCTCCGGCGGGCGCGGGCGGCCGCGCTCAGCATGATCCCGACGACGACCGGTGCGGCGACCGCGGTGGGGCTCGTGCTCCCGCAGCTCAAGGGGAAGCTGGACGGCATCGCCATCCGGGTCCCGACGGCCAACGTGTCGGTGGTCGACCTCGTCGCAGAGCTGGAACGGTCAGCGACGGTCGAGGCCATCAGGGACGCGTTCCGCGAGGCGGCCGCCGGTGCGCTCCGAGGGATCCTCGACACGACAGACGAGGAGCTGGTGTCGGTCGACTTCACCGGCAACCCGCACTCGGCCATCGTCGATCTTCCCTCTACCGCGCTGATCGGCGACAGCCTGGTCAAGGTGCTCGCCTGGTACGACAACGAGTGGGGATACTCCTGCCGCATTCGCGACCTGATCCGGTACATGGCGAAGTCGCTCTAGCCCCGAGCCCGAGTCCGGCGGGTGGCACGGCGAGCGGGGCGCCCCGCGGCGCGGAGCGCACCGCGAAACAATTGTTAGACGCTTTACGTGGTAAACGGGCATTGCACAGCCACGCGTGTGCGGGAGCGAGCACCGTGGGGCTGCTCGCCGGGACAGGACCCGCCGGGCTCTTTTGAACATGTCCAAGCTGAGCGTCGAGCAGCTGGATCTTCAGGCGAAACGGGTCTTCCTTCGGGCCGACCTCAACGTTCCGCTCGCCGGTGGTGACATAGCCGACGACAGCCGCCTCCGCGCCGTGCTGCCGACCGCGGAGTACTGCCTGAAGGGTGGTGCCGGTGTGGTCCTCGCCTCGCATCTGGGGCGCCCGCGCGGCAAACCGGATCCCAGCTATTCGCTGGCTCCGGTGGCCAGGCGGCTCGAGGAACTCCTGGGACGGCCGGTGCCGCTGGCACCGGACTGCGCGGGGGAGACTTGCGAAAAGCTGGCGCAGGCCCTCAGGCCAGGGGAGTGCCTCCTGCTGGAGAACCTTCGCTTTGACCCGGGAGAGGAGGCGAACGATCCCGCCTTTGCTCAGGCCCTGGCCCGTCTGGCGGATTGCTACGTGAACGACGCGTTCGCCGCATCCCACCGGGCGCACGCGTCCATCGTCGCGATCACCCGGTATCTGAAACCTGCCGCCGCTGGCCTGCTGATGCAGCGCGAGCTGGCGGCGCTGGAGCGCGTCCTGGACCGCCCCGCCCACCCGCTGGTTGCGATCCTGGGAGGGGCGAAGGTGTCCGACAAGCTCGGCCTGATCAGGCATCTCCTCGCTCGGGCCGACTCCGTGCTGATCGGCGGAGCGATGGCCTTCACCTTTCTCCGCGCCCTGGGTCACGAGGTGGGCCGCTCCCTGGTGGAGATCGAGCTGGTGAAGACCGCCCTGGAGGTGCTGGCCGAGGCGCGGGCCCGCGGGATCCGCGTGGGGCTTCCGGTGGACGTGGTCGTGGCGGCCGACCCGGAGAGCGCGGACGGGGTCCGCACGGTCGGGATCCGCGAGGTTCCGCGCGCGCTGATGGCGCTCGACATCGGTCCGACCACCCTGGCGCGCTTCAAGGAAACGCTCGAGCGCGCGAAGACTGTCGTCTGGAACGGGCCGATGGGCGTTTTCGAGAAGCCGGCCTTCGCGGCGGGGACACTCGGGCTCGCCAGAGCCGTGGCCGACTCCTCCGCCTTCAGCGTCGTGGGAGGCGGCGAGACCGCCGCGGCCGTCCGCCAGGCAGGCGTCGGGGACAAGATCGGGTTCCTCTCCACAGCCGGCGGCGCCTTTCTGGAGTTCCTGGAAGGCCGGGAGTTGCCTGGAGTCGCCGTGCTCACCGAGGCTTAGTGCCGTGGCGGCACCGGTCGCTTCCCGCGCGGCGCCTCGCCCCCCGCCTGATATCCTGGTCGGGCCCAACCTCCTCCGGGCGGGAGGCCGCTAAGAGGCCTGAAATGCGCACGCCACTGGCGGTGGCCAACTGGAAGATGAACGGGACGCTGGCCGAGGCCCGCGCCCTCGCCTCGGTCGTGAGGGAAGGACTCAGGCGAACGCGGGGCGTGGAGGTGGTGCTTTGTCCGCCGTTCACCGCGCTCGCGGCGGTGGCTGAGGTCCTGGCGGGATCGACGATCGGGCTCGGCGCTCAAAACTGCCACTGGGAGGCGAGCGGAGCCTTTACCGGCGAGGTGTCGCCTGGCATGCTGGCGGATCTGGGATGCCGGCTGGTCATCCTCGGCCACTCCGAGCGACGGCAGCACCTGGGCGAGCAGGATGGCCAGATCAACCGGAAGCTCCAGGCGGTTCTCGCGCACGGGCTCACGCCGCTCCTCTGCGTAGGGGAGACCGCGGACGAGCGGCGGCAGGGGCTGACCTTCCACGTCGTGGAGGGGCAGCTCCGCGGCGGCCTGGCGGGGTGTTCACCTGAGGGCATCGGTCGGTGTATCCTGGCCTATGAGCCTGTGTGGGCCATTGGGACCGGGGTCAACGCGGCGCCCGGTCAAGCGGCGGAGGTTCACGGCTATCTCCGCGGCTTGCTTTCAGAACTCGCTTCCAAGGAGGTCGCCCAGGCGGTCCGGATCCTCTACGGCGGGAGCGTGAAGCCGGACAATGTGGCTCCGCTGATCCAGGATCCCGAAATCGACGGAACCCTCGTCGGCGGGGCCAGCCTCCAGGCGGCGGCCTTCGTCACCATCGTGAAGCGGTCGGCCAGGGGCGCCGCCGCGGCAAAGGAGTGAGACATCCGTGTACACGCTCCTCGTGATCCTTCATGTGTTCGTGAGCCTCGCGATCATCGGGATTGTGCTCCTCCAGAGCGGTAAGGGCGCCGACATCGGCTCGGCCTTTGGCGGCGGCGGGAGCCAGGCGGTGTTCGGCTCCATGGGGACCCCGACGCTCCTCGGCAAGATCACGACGGGCGTGGCCATTGTGTTCATCCTGACT
It contains:
- the gap gene encoding type I glyceraldehyde-3-phosphate dehydrogenase; the encoded protein is MAVRVGVNGFGRIGRVFLRAALATEELQVVAVNDLADAKTLAHLFKYDSVHGVLASEVITKKEAIFVDGREVRVLSVKDPSQLPWKELGVDVVVESTGVFRDRAGTERHLKAGARKVVISAPAKDPDVTIVLGVNEHAYDPARHHLVSNASCTTNCLATVAKVLVDRFGIRRGFASTVHAYTNDQPVHDFPHKDLRRARAAALSMIPTTTGAATAVGLVLPQLKGKLDGIAIRVPTANVSVVDLVAELERSATVEAIRDAFREAAAGALRGILDTTDEELVSVDFTGNPHSAIVDLPSTALIGDSLVKVLAWYDNEWGYSCRIRDLIRYMAKSL
- a CDS encoding phosphoglycerate kinase, translated to MSKLSVEQLDLQAKRVFLRADLNVPLAGGDIADDSRLRAVLPTAEYCLKGGAGVVLASHLGRPRGKPDPSYSLAPVARRLEELLGRPVPLAPDCAGETCEKLAQALRPGECLLLENLRFDPGEEANDPAFAQALARLADCYVNDAFAASHRAHASIVAITRYLKPAAAGLLMQRELAALERVLDRPAHPLVAILGGAKVSDKLGLIRHLLARADSVLIGGAMAFTFLRALGHEVGRSLVEIELVKTALEVLAEARARGIRVGLPVDVVVAADPESADGVRTVGIREVPRALMALDIGPTTLARFKETLERAKTVVWNGPMGVFEKPAFAAGTLGLARAVADSSAFSVVGGGETAAAVRQAGVGDKIGFLSTAGGAFLEFLEGRELPGVAVLTEA
- a CDS encoding triose-phosphate isomerase; the protein is MRTPLAVANWKMNGTLAEARALASVVREGLRRTRGVEVVLCPPFTALAAVAEVLAGSTIGLGAQNCHWEASGAFTGEVSPGMLADLGCRLVILGHSERRQHLGEQDGQINRKLQAVLAHGLTPLLCVGETADERRQGLTFHVVEGQLRGGLAGCSPEGIGRCILAYEPVWAIGTGVNAAPGQAAEVHGYLRGLLSELASKEVAQAVRILYGGSVKPDNVAPLIQDPEIDGTLVGGASLQAAAFVTIVKRSARGAAAAKE
- the secG gene encoding preprotein translocase subunit SecG translates to MYTLLVILHVFVSLAIIGIVLLQSGKGADIGSAFGGGGSQAVFGSMGTPTLLGKITTGVAIVFILTSFSLALLASKRAGSIMKETAPVEQPATPAPAKTK